A genomic window from Phocoena sinus isolate mPhoSin1 chromosome 20, mPhoSin1.pri, whole genome shotgun sequence includes:
- the RSKR gene encoding LOW QUALITY PROTEIN: ribosomal protein S6 kinase-related protein (The sequence of the model RefSeq protein was modified relative to this genomic sequence to represent the inferred CDS: deleted 1 base in 1 codon; substituted 1 base at 1 genomic stop codon): MGAVSCRKGQHAQMAAPHKQGGNIQGPGSPWVRGXKSLWPGVGTTRSGLKELLWGLQGHQFLHQEPLEPAPLLVEKPLPEWPVPQFINLFLPEFPIRPLRGHQQLKILGLVAKGSFGTVLKVLDCGQKAVFVVKVVPKVKVLQRDNLRQCKEEVSIQRQINHPFVHSLGDSWQGKRHLFMMCSYCSTDLYSLWSAVGCFSEASIRLFAAELILVLCYLHDFGIIHRDVKMENILLDERGHLKLTDFGLSRHLPQGTRAYTICGTLQYMAPEVLSGGPYNHAADWWSLGVLLFSLSTGKFPVPAERDHVAMLASVTHYDSVIPASLNQGLSLLLHELLCQNPLHRLRYLHHFQVHPFFRGVAFDPELLQKHPVNFVMETQATQLSPSWGSTFFKDFDCNLESFLVHPSLA; this comes from the exons ATGGGAGCAGTGAGTTGTCGGAAGGGGCAACATGCCCAGATGGCTGCTCCTCATAAG CAGGGTGGCAACATCCAGGGC CCTGGGTCCCCCTGGGTCCGAGGCTAGAAGAGCCTCTGGCCAGGTGTGGGGACTACCAGGTCAGGTCTGAAAGAGTTGCTGTGGGGACTACAGGGGCATCAGTTCCTGCACCAGGAGCCCCTGGAGCCAGCCCCACTGCTAGTAGAGAAGCCTCTGCCTGAGTGGCCAGTGCCTCAGTTCATCAACCTCTTTCTGCCGGAGTTTCCTATTAGGCCCCTTAGGGGGCATCAGCAGCTGAAG ATTTTAGGCCTTGTGGCTAAAGGCTCCTTTGGAACTGTCCTCAAGGTGCTAGACTGTGGCCAGAAAGCAGTATTTGTGGTGAAG GTGGTGCCCAAGGTAAAGGTCTTACAGAGGGACAACCTGAGGCAGTGCAAAGAGGAGGTCAGCATCCAG CGACAGATCAACCATCCTTTTGTACACAGTTTGGGGGACAGCTGGCAGGGAAAACGGCACCTCTTCATGA TGTGTAGCTACTGCAGCACAGATCTGTACTCCCTGTGGTCCGCTGTTGGCTGCTTTAGTGAGGCTTCCATCCGTCTCTTTGCTGCTGAGCTGATCCTGGTGCTGT GCTATCTCCATGACTTCGGCATCATCCATCGAGATGTGAAG ATGGAGAATATCCTTCTGGATGAACGAG GCCATCTGAAACTGACAGACTTTGGCCTGTCCCGCCACCTGCCCCAAGGAACCCGAGCCTATACTATCTGTGGCACTCTTCAGTACATGG CCCCAGAGGTCCTGAGTGGAGGGCCTTACAACCATGCTGCTGATTGGTGGTCCCTGGGTgtcttgcttttctctctgtcaACTGGAAAG TTCCCAGTGCCCGCAGAGAGAGATCATGTGGCCATGTTGGCAAGTGTGACCCACTATGACTCTGTGATCCCAGCTTCTCTTAACCAGGGGCTCTCACTCCTGCTCCATGAG CTGTTATGCCAGAATCCCCTCCACCGTCTACGTTATTTGCATCACTTCCAGGTCCACCCTTTCTTTCGGGGTGTGGCCTTTGACCCAGAGCTCCTACAGAAGCATCCAGTGAACTTTGTCATGGAGACACAAGCTACCCAGCTCAGTCCATCATGGGGGTCCACGTTCTTCAAGGACTTTGACTGTAATCTGGAGTCCTTCCTGGTGCACCCCAGCCTGGCTTGA
- the LOC116746365 gene encoding LOW QUALITY PROTEIN: U2 small nuclear ribonucleoprotein A'-like (The sequence of the model RefSeq protein was modified relative to this genomic sequence to represent the inferred CDS: inserted 1 base in 1 codon), whose product MVKLTAELIEQAAQYTNAMRDRELDLRXRIGEGLDQALLCLTELILTNNSLVELGDLDPLSSLKSLTYLSILRNPVTNKKHYRLYVIYKVPQVRVLDFQKVKLKERQEAEKMFKGKRGAQLAKDIARRSKTFNPGAGLPTDKKKGGPSPGDVEAIKNAIANASTLAEVEQLKGLLQSGQIPGRERRSGPTDDGEEEMEEDTVTNGSRAGRPLRISGHTIVHFRHVLLFE is encoded by the exons ATGGTGAAACTGACCGCGGAGCTGATAGAGCAGGCAGCACAGTACACCAATGCCATGCGGGACCGCGAGCTGGACCTGC GCCGTATAGGTGAGGGACTTGATCAGGCTCTGCTCTGTCTGACAGAACTCATTCTCACCAACAACAGTCTTGTGGAATTGGGTGATCTGGACCCTTTGTCATCTCTCAAATCATTGACTTATCTAAGTATTCTAAGAAATCCTGTAACAAATAAGAAGCATTACAGACTATATGTGATTTATAAAGTTCCACAAGTCAGAGTACTGGATTTCCAGAAGGTGAAACTAAAAGAGCGTCAGGAAGCAGAGAAAATGTTCAAGGGCAAACGGGGTGCACAACTTGCAAAGGACATTGCCAGGAGAAGCAAAACTTTCAACCCAGGTGCTGGTTTGCCAACTGACAAAAAGAAAGGTGGGCCATCTCCAGGGGATGTGGAAGCAATCAAGAATGCTATAGCAAACGCGTCAACTTTGGCTGAAGTGGAGCAGCTGAAGGGCTTGCTTCAGTCCGGTCAGATACCTGGCAGAGAACGCAGATCAGGCCCCACTGATGATGGTGAAGAGGAGATGGAAGAAGACACAGTGACAAATGGGTCCCGAGCAGGGCGGCCTCTAAGGATCTCAGGACATACAATAGTCCACTTCAGACACGTCCTGCTTTTTGAATAG